The sequence CTTTTAAGCATCTCAGCTGCATCCTCTTCGGCAATCTCTTTGCCATACTCATTGCGGAATTTTGCTTTGATGGATGCAGTTCCGGAGTGTTTTCCAATGACAATTTGACGTTCAAGTCCCACATCCTCAGGGCTGAAGGCTTCATAGGTTCGAGGATTTTTTAAGGCACCGTCAGCATGAATGCCTGACTCATGGGCAAACATATTACTTCCTACAATAGACTTCCAAGGCGGGAGCATCCGCCCTGAAGCGCGAGCAACATATTCGGAAACCTCGACAAATCGTTCCGTCGCAAAGCTCAGATCCGTATCTAATAAGTGCTTCAATGCCATAACCACTTCTTCTAAGGCAGCATTGCCGGCCCGCTCACCTAAGCCGTTAACAGTCACACCTACATGGGTTGCTCCGGCCTTTACTCCGGCCAGGGCATTGGCAGTGGCCATCCCGAAGTCGTCATGAGTATGCATTTCCACATCTATGCCCGCTTTTTCAACTAAGATCTTAATTTTATCGTAGGTTGCAAAAGGGTCTAAGATTCCTACTGTATCACAATAGCGCAAACGATCTGCACCGGCATTTTTTGCTTCTTTAGCAAATTGGACTAAAAAATCCATATCAGACCGGGAAGCATCTTCCGCGTTGACGGAAATGTACATTCCTTCTTTTTTAGCAAAGGCGGTTGCCTTTACCATTCGTTCTAAAACATCGTCCCGAGTGGTCATAAGTTTATGTTCAATATGAATGTCGGAGGTGGAGATAGAAATAGCTACGGCATCCACACCACAGGCCAAGGAAGCTTCTATATCAGAAATAACCGCCCGATTCCAGCCCATAATGCTTGCTTTTAAACCTAACTTGGCAATTTCAGTAATCGCCTTCTTTTCATCCCCGCCCATAACCGCTACTCCGGCTTCTATCTGATGAACGCCAAGTTCATCAAGCAACCGGGCGATTCGCAACTTTTCTTGATTAGAAAAAACAACCCCAGCTGTTTGTTCCCCATCACGCAATGTAGTGTCTACAATTGTCAAATGTCTCATTCAGACTCACCCCTCTTAATTAGCTGGAATATATATAACAGGTTCAAAAATTACATACCTTATACTAGCATAATCTCTTTTAAGTTTGAAGAATGTTGGGTTCTTTATACTGTATACTTATTTGATGCTCAGTATATTTATTCAATGACTTGCATTATCCTTCATTATTCCCAAGACCCAGAGAATCAATCAACATAAAAGAGGCTCTCCTTTCGGAAAGCCCCTAAGTAACAATTAAGATAGTTTTTCCTTCAGCAATCGATTGACAAGACCCGGATTCGCCTGACCCTTGGTGGCTTTCATGATCTGTCCGACTAAAAAGCCAATGGCTCGATCTTTGCCGGCGCGGTAGTCCTCCACGGATTGAGGATTAGCGGCCAGGACGCCGTCGATAATTCCCAGTAAGGCCCCTTCATCACTGATTTGAGCAAGCCCTTTTTCCTTAACGATCACCTGGGCATCCTTGCCGGTGGCGTACATTTCTTCGAGAACTGTCTTAGCTATTTTGCCGCTGATGGTTCCTTTTTCGATCAGCTCTAATAATTCCGCTAACTGCTTGGGAGAAATGGGAGAATCCTCGACTGGACACTGGTTGGAATTCAGCAGACGCATAACATCTCCCATCACCCAGTTCGCTAAGGTCTTAGCATCGCCGAAGCTTTCAAGTGCAGCATCAAAGAAGTCAGACAAGGATTTGGATTGGGTGATAACCCCGGCATCGTACTCAGATAATCCTATGCCTTGCAGCCGAGCCCGTCGTTGTGCCGGAAGCTCAGGCAGGGTTTGGCGAATTCGTTCCACCCATTCTCGATCAATTATAAGGGGTGTTAGGTCCGGTTCCGGGAAATAGCGGTAATCATGAGCTTCTTCCTTGGAGCGTAAGGCTAAGGTAATCCCTTGACCCTCATCCCAAGTCCTTGTCTCTTGTACCACTTTTTCACCGGCATCTAACACTCTTGCTTGCCGGGCTATTTCATATTCCATACAGCGCCGTACGGAGCTGAAAGAGTTTAAGTTCTTTGTCTCAGTACGAGTTCCGAAGGCTGTCTCTCCTATGGGACGCAAGGAGACATTAATATCAAAGCGCACAGAACCTTGTTCCATCCGACAATCCGAGACTTCCGTATACTCTAAGATTTGCACTAATTTTTCCAAGTAAGCCAGAACTTCCGGGATTGAACGCATATCCGGCTCGGATACGATTTCCAAGAGGGGGACTCCCGCTCGGTTATAGTCAACGGAGGAAGCATTAGAGGTTGTGATGGTATCTCCGCTATGGACGAGCTTACCCGCATCTTCCTCCATGTGGGCCCGAGTAATCCCAATCCATTTTTTCTCGCCCTCCACTTCAATCTCTAAGCCGCCTTTACCGCAAATGGGTAAATCGAACTGAGAGGTTTGGTAGTTCTTAGACAAGTCGGGATAGAAATAGTTCTTTCTGTCGAACTTCGAGAATTCGGCGATCTCACAATTCAAGGCTAAACCGGCTTTGATGGCGTAATCCACTACTTCACGATTTAGTACCGGAAGGGCACCGGGCATGCCTAAGCAGACCGGGCAGACGTGAGTGTTTTGGTCTCCTCCGAACTCTGTTGTACACCCGCAAAAAATCTTAGTCTTGGTCTGGAGTTCTACGTGAACTTCCAGTCCACAAACCATTTCATATTTATTAGCGACTACCACCGGTCAGCACCTCCCGGGAGAGATTTGGTTTTAAGGTATGATAATTCGTATTTTGCTCAAAAGTATAAGCAACTCGGTACAATGACCCTTCTCCGAAGGCTTTGCCCATCAATTGCATGCCAATGGGCAGACCATTGACTAAACCGGCAGGTATGGAAATTGCCGGAATTCCCGCCAGGTTGATGGGGACGGTGGTAATGTCCGATAAATACATGGCCAAGGGGTCTGCGGATTTTTCCCCAAATTTAAAGGCAGCTGTGGGAGCAGTCGGGGAAAGTAAAACGTCAAACTTCTCAAAGGCTTTATCAAAATCCTGTTTAATCAAGGTTCTCACCTTTTGGGCTTTGAGATAGTAGGCATCATAATAGCCGGAACTCAAAGCATAGGTGCCCAGCATAATTCTGCGTTTTACTTCCTGGCCGAATCCTTCAGCCCGGGTTTTTTTGAACATGCCTAACACATCGTCAGCATCTGCCCGATACCCATAACGGACACCGTCATAGCGAGCTAGATTAGAGCTGGCCTCAGCGGTAGCAATCAGATAATAGGCAGGGATGGCGTATTCCGTATGGGGCAAAGTGCACTCCGCTACTTCTGCTCCTAAATCAATCAGAGTTTGAATCCCGGCTTGAATCCCTTTGGCCACCTCCGGGTCAATTCCTGCACCGAAGTATTCCCGGGGAATCCCGATCT comes from Desulfosporosinus meridiei DSM 13257 and encodes:
- the gatB gene encoding Asp-tRNA(Asn)/Glu-tRNA(Gln) amidotransferase subunit GatB codes for the protein MVVANKYEMVCGLEVHVELQTKTKIFCGCTTEFGGDQNTHVCPVCLGMPGALPVLNREVVDYAIKAGLALNCEIAEFSKFDRKNYFYPDLSKNYQTSQFDLPICGKGGLEIEVEGEKKWIGITRAHMEEDAGKLVHSGDTITTSNASSVDYNRAGVPLLEIVSEPDMRSIPEVLAYLEKLVQILEYTEVSDCRMEQGSVRFDINVSLRPIGETAFGTRTETKNLNSFSSVRRCMEYEIARQARVLDAGEKVVQETRTWDEGQGITLALRSKEEAHDYRYFPEPDLTPLIIDREWVERIRQTLPELPAQRRARLQGIGLSEYDAGVITQSKSLSDFFDAALESFGDAKTLANWVMGDVMRLLNSNQCPVEDSPISPKQLAELLELIEKGTISGKIAKTVLEEMYATGKDAQVIVKEKGLAQISDEGALLGIIDGVLAANPQSVEDYRAGKDRAIGFLVGQIMKATKGQANPGLVNRLLKEKLS
- the nifV gene encoding homocitrate synthase, whose protein sequence is MRHLTIVDTTLRDGEQTAGVVFSNQEKLRIARLLDELGVHQIEAGVAVMGGDEKKAITEIAKLGLKASIMGWNRAVISDIEASLACGVDAVAISISTSDIHIEHKLMTTRDDVLERMVKATAFAKKEGMYISVNAEDASRSDMDFLVQFAKEAKNAGADRLRYCDTVGILDPFATYDKIKILVEKAGIDVEMHTHDDFGMATANALAGVKAGATHVGVTVNGLGERAGNAALEEVVMALKHLLDTDLSFATERFVEVSEYVARASGRMLPPWKSIVGSNMFAHESGIHADGALKNPRTYEAFSPEDVGLERQIVIGKHSGTASIKAKFRNEYGKEIAEEDAAEMLKRVRAIAVDMKRSLFDKELMYIYSDMLKQRQ